The genomic DNA CAACAGCACGCAATTGTGTAGATGGCTAACAATCAAATAATCACCAGTATATCCCCATTAAAACTCCAAATCTTCCCAATGAAAGACTCTTGAAATTTTGATAGTAAGGAATTATAAATTAGCCTTAAAACTTAACAATTAAACTAACATTAAAACGCCTTGCGGTAAGGTAATTGGGAACACCCCAATAATTGTTATTTACATCTTTTACCCAAAAATATGAAATAACATTTCTTACACCAAACATATTAAATATTTCTCCACTAAGCCAGATTGATTCGAAATTTTTGAAGAATTTATTTGAGTTCCCAAAATTTTCTTTTCTTGATACAAGGAGTTTAGAAAAACCTACATCAACACGCTTGTATGCTCTCATTCTACCTTTATTCCTGAGATGTTCAAACTGTGGCGGGCCAAAAGGAAGTGGTGTTGCAAAAATAAAATTCAGGTTAACTTTTGATGTTGGATTATTGGGTAAAAAATCCTGAAAAAATATTGCCGCTCTAAATCTTTGATCTGTTGGCCGTGGAATCAAGCCTTGCTCTTCTGTAATATATTTTCCTTCTGCATCTGTTTTTCTATTACCTTCTTCGTCATAAACATAAGTGAAATCATCTTCAATATCTTCTTTTGTTTGCATAATGGAAATATTTGCCCATGAAGGAAGTCCATTAACAAACTGTCCATGTAATTGCAGGTCAACTCCTGTTGCATAACCTGTTGCACAATTTTCGGCAAAATATTTTATTCGCACATCTTCAATATCATAAGGAATTATATCATCAAGATATTTAAAATATGCTTCTGTTGTCCATTTAAATGTTCTGCTCCACATTTGAAAATAAAGGTCACTACCAAGAACAAAATGATATGATTTTTGAGCTCTTATTTCAGGATTTAAAACACCTTGTCTGTTTCTTAGCTCTCTGTAAAATGCTGGCTGGTAATACATTCCTGCAGAAAGCTTTATTTGTAATTTTCTTTTATAAGTTGTGTCTTCAGGATTGTTGTATAAAGTTCTTAGATTCTCCCTGTTCCAAGGTTCAAAAACAAATTGAAATCGTGGAGTAACAATAAACTCATTATTATAATCCCAATAATTGGCACGAACACCGGCAGTGAGATAAGACCTGTTGGAATCATTTAAAGTAAAAGTATTTTGTAAATACCCACTATATCTAAATGATTTTAAATCAACACTTGTGCTTACAAATCTATTTAATTTCAGTTCATTTTCATTAATTGGAATAATGTAATCCGAAGAATCAAGAAGTTCCCATTCACGTAATTCATCTTGAATATTTTCGTACTGCATTTTTATGCCCCAGCGTAATTCCGATTTATGGAATATCTTTTCTCCTTTATGTTGAAAATTAAAAATATCAGCATAAAGTCTGTTTCTCGCATGATTCAAAAATGTACCTACACCAAGGTTATACTTTGTACTGTCAAAAGTTTCTGAACCAGGGTCCGTATCAACTTGGTCGAGCCAATATTGCCCCATTACATCAAAATATTCCGTTTCTTTTGTTGAATATGCAGATACAATAAATTTTAATTTCAAGCTGTTGTTATTTTCATAAGTGAGGTCAATTGCGTTTAAAACATTTTCATATTTTGTAACTTCTTGTCCGTCAAAATAAACTTTAAAACGCAATACCAAATCGTGAGTTCCATAATCTGTTGTTTGAGATTTGGGTATTAAATTGTATTTGTTTCTTCCGTAATAAGAAAAAAGACCGACTTTAAGATTTTCATTTAAATCATAAGAAATATATGATTGTAAATCCGAAAAAGAGGAGTTGTATTCTCCTTCAACATCAAGAGAATTAAGGAAATAGGAGTTTGACCTTTGGCGAGCACCCAAAAGATATTTAAATCTATGATTATCGGAAGAACCTTCTACGTGAGCTGAAGCTCCTAAAAGATTTACAGAAAATCCTGCATGAAATTCATTGGGAGTTTTGTATTTTATATCAAGAAC from Bacteroidota bacterium includes the following:
- a CDS encoding TonB-dependent receptor, with translation MNFKTLTFFILILILSLSKSFSQQNYATIYGAVTDIDSKALNGVNIWIHNSNSGTTSSSTGKYSLKIPSGKKSIIYFSYQKNVKRIIIQALQSGEKKMINVTLAKEYNLETVVIKEYKGKKTKKIPMQKIDVEVLDVLPSTTERVITIVKTLPGVSSNTELSSGYTVRGGNYDENLVYINDIEIYRPFLVRSGQQEGLPILNSDLIESINFSAGGFEAKYGDKLSSVLDIKYKTPNEFHAGFSVNLLGASAHVEGSSDNHRFKYLLGARQRSNSYFLNSLDVEGEYNSSFSDLQSYISYDLNENLKVGLFSYYGRNKYNLIPKSQTTDYGTHDLVLRFKVYFDGQEVTKYENVLNAIDLTYENNNSLKLKFIVSAYSTKETEYFDVMGQYWLDQVDTDPGSETFDSTKYNLGVGTFLNHARNRLYADIFNFQHKGEKIFHKSELRWGIKMQYENIQDELREWELLDSSDYIIPINENELKLNRFVSTSVDLKSFRYSGYLQNTFTLNDSNRSYLTAGVRANYWDYNNEFIVTPRFQFVFEPWNRENLRTLYNNPEDTTYKRKLQIKLSAGMYYQPAFYRELRNRQGVLNPEIRAQKSYHFVLGSDLYFQMWSRTFKWTTEAYFKYLDDIIPYDIEDVRIKYFAENCATGYATGVDLQLHGQFVNGLPSWANISIMQTKEDIEDDFTYVYDEEGNRKTDAEGKYITEEQGLIPRPTDQRFRAAIFFQDFLPNNPTSKVNLNFIFATPLPFGPPQFEHLRNKGRMRAYKRVDVGFSKLLVSRKENFGNSNKFFKNFESIWLSGEIFNMFGVRNVISYFWVKDVNNNYWGVPNYLTARRFNVSLIVKF